The following coding sequences lie in one Deltaproteobacteria bacterium genomic window:
- a CDS encoding Fic family protein, with product MKRGLTGHYQTSVIGGETIRAFVPAPLPPEPPLEMTDQRQRLLERATLALGRLDSVTLLLRDPELFLYAYVRREAVLSSQIEGTQSTLDQLLLFEMEEAPGVPLDDVAEVSNYVAALNHGIERLRGGFPLSNRLIREMHALLLKSGRGEEKAPGEFRRSQNWIGGTRPGNAYFVPPPPDQVSDCMAALERFLHDEANPYPALIKAALVHVQFETIHPFLDGNGRMGRLLIAFVLHHDQLLTQPLLYLSLYFKKRRSEYYRLLDAVRTEGDWESWLDFFLEGVEQTAANAVETARRLVALFQRDEQVIRNAKRRAATVLQVFAALKERPLINLSQICRRTELSFPAAAKAMEELLRMGIAREITGKKRDRVFAYDAYLKILSEGAEPL from the coding sequence ATGAAGCGTGGCTTGACAGGACACTACCAAACCAGCGTCATCGGCGGGGAGACCATCCGGGCGTTTGTCCCGGCGCCCCTTCCGCCTGAGCCCCCGCTGGAGATGACTGACCAGCGCCAACGCTTGTTGGAACGCGCCACCCTCGCGTTGGGACGGCTCGACAGCGTGACCCTGCTTTTGCGTGACCCTGAGTTGTTCCTTTATGCCTATGTCCGCCGCGAGGCCGTCCTTTCCTCCCAAATCGAGGGCACTCAATCCACCCTCGACCAGTTGCTGTTGTTTGAAATGGAGGAAGCGCCCGGGGTTCCGCTCGATGATGTGGCGGAAGTGTCCAATTACGTGGCGGCGCTCAACCATGGCATCGAACGGTTGCGTGGGGGTTTCCCGCTTTCGAATCGTCTGATCCGGGAAATGCACGCGCTGCTTCTGAAAAGCGGGCGCGGCGAAGAGAAAGCCCCCGGTGAATTTCGCCGCTCTCAGAACTGGATCGGCGGAACGCGCCCTGGAAACGCCTATTTTGTCCCCCCTCCGCCCGATCAGGTGTCGGATTGCATGGCAGCATTGGAGCGCTTCCTGCACGACGAGGCCAACCCTTATCCGGCGCTCATCAAGGCCGCTTTGGTGCACGTCCAGTTTGAAACGATTCACCCGTTTTTGGACGGCAACGGACGAATGGGCCGGTTGTTGATCGCGTTCGTCCTTCATCATGACCAGTTATTGACGCAACCGCTGTTGTACTTGAGTTTATATTTCAAAAAACGCCGGTCCGAATATTATCGCCTGTTGGATGCCGTGCGTACCGAAGGCGACTGGGAAAGCTGGCTCGATTTCTTTCTTGAGGGTGTGGAGCAAACCGCCGCGAATGCCGTCGAAACCGCAAGGCGGCTGGTTGCGTTGTTTCAACGAGATGAACAGGTGATTCGTAACGCGAAGCGCCGAGCTGCTACCGTGCTGCAAGTCTTTGCCGCACTGAAAGAGCGGCCGCTAATCAATCTCAGTCAGATATGCCGACGTACTGAGTTGTCCTTCCCGGCTGCGGCCAAGGCGATGGAGGAACTCCTTCGGATGGGTATCGCTCGGGAGATTACCGGCAAAAAACGCGACCGAGTATTTGCCTATGATGCGTATCTGAAGATCCTCAGTGAAGGAGCGGAGCCGTTATGA
- the nadD gene encoding nicotinate-nucleotide adenylyltransferase, whose protein sequence is MRVGILGGTFDPIHIGHLRAAEEVREAMGLDSVWFIPAARPPHKSGTGVTAFEHRIEMVRIAISGIGHFRVLGIEEAREGFSYSVDTLKELRRTYRDVDGFFFILGLDAFLEIGTWKDPGHLTDHSDLVVIGRGQVGWEEARKVVTREFPRHAPVPGTDRFDAPGQGSIHFLPVTNLDVSASGIRARVRGRRSIRFLVPDAVISYLEDKKLYQTNAESGSIPLEAGDAFDLPSRIVREIEKNKGEDVVVIDVRGRSDFTDYFVVAHGRSNRHVRGIAEKVEEALEGEGIRCRGIEGLEKADWVLMDYGDVVVHIFYEPLRAFYDLEGLWHDPQLGRLPKRREGHGSGEKCEES, encoded by the coding sequence GTGCGGGTCGGCATCCTGGGAGGTACCTTTGACCCCATCCATATCGGCCATCTGAGGGCGGCCGAGGAGGTTCGGGAGGCCATGGGGCTCGATTCGGTCTGGTTCATTCCGGCAGCCCGTCCTCCACACAAATCCGGGACCGGTGTCACGGCCTTCGAGCACAGGATCGAGATGGTCCGAATAGCCATCTCAGGGATAGGGCATTTCCGTGTCCTCGGTATCGAGGAGGCCAGGGAGGGGTTTTCCTATTCTGTTGACACCCTGAAGGAGCTGCGCCGTACCTACAGGGACGTGGACGGCTTTTTCTTCATCCTGGGCCTGGATGCATTTCTTGAGATCGGGACATGGAAGGACCCTGGGCACCTGACGGACCATTCTGATCTCGTGGTGATCGGACGGGGGCAGGTCGGCTGGGAGGAGGCGCGCAAGGTAGTCACCCGGGAATTCCCCCGGCATGCGCCGGTCCCGGGTACAGATCGCTTTGACGCCCCTGGCCAGGGCTCCATCCATTTCCTGCCTGTCACCAACCTGGACGTTTCAGCCTCTGGGATTCGGGCGCGTGTGAGGGGCAGGCGCTCCATCCGCTTTCTGGTTCCGGATGCAGTCATTTCTTACCTGGAGGACAAGAAGTTGTATCAAACCAATGCGGAATCGGGATCTATCCCGCTCGAGGCAGGGGATGCGTTTGATCTCCCTTCGCGGATCGTCCGGGAGATCGAGAAGAACAAGGGCGAGGACGTGGTCGTGATAGACGTCCGTGGACGTTCGGATTTTACGGATTATTTCGTGGTGGCCCACGGGCGGTCGAATCGCCACGTCCGGGGGATCGCCGAAAAGGTCGAGGAGGCCCTTGAGGGAGAGGGGATACGGTGTCGGGGTATCGAGGGCCTGGAGAAGGCGGATTGGGTCCTTATGGACTATGGAGATGTGGTCGTTCACATATTTTATGAGCCGCTTCGTGCATTCTATGACCTCGAGGGCCTCTGGCACGATCCGCAACTCGGGCGATTGCCGAAAAGGCGTGAAGGCCATGGGAGCGGGGAAAAATGTGAGGAATCTTAA
- a CDS encoding glutamate-5-semialdehyde dehydrogenase: MNEMAKQMERIAMNARAAARDVARLPSRLKNAVLLEAAERIHAKRNALKEANGKDLDAAQEKGLSSAFIDRLRLSDKVIDAMITGLREVASLPDPVGEVLRMWQRPNGLLVGRVRIPLGVILMIYESRPNVTIDAAGLCLKSGNAVILRGGSDALHSNLALAQILQDALAAHGVRGDAVQVVPTPERSAVTELLTRDGEIDLVIPRGGEGLIRFVAENSRIPVLKHYKGVCHVYVDEGADLEMARSICFNAKVQRPGVCNAMEGMLVHEAVAEQFLPLMNESFSAAGVELRGCERTCRILPSAVPASEEDWGTEFLQLILVVRVVRDMDEAMDYIARYGSNHTEAIVTRDYERARRFINEVDASLVLVNASTRFNDGGELGLGAEIGISTSKLHAYGPMGLEELTTTKFIAYGNGQVRV, from the coding sequence ATGAACGAAATGGCGAAACAGATGGAACGGATTGCCATGAATGCGCGGGCCGCAGCAAGAGACGTGGCCCGTCTTCCAAGCCGGCTCAAGAACGCGGTCCTGCTTGAAGCTGCAGAAAGGATCCACGCGAAACGGAACGCACTCAAGGAGGCGAACGGAAAGGACCTGGATGCAGCACAGGAAAAGGGACTTTCTTCGGCCTTCATCGACCGGCTCAGGCTCTCAGACAAGGTGATCGATGCCATGATCACCGGTCTTCGCGAGGTGGCCTCCCTCCCTGACCCAGTGGGAGAGGTCCTTCGCATGTGGCAAAGGCCCAACGGACTTCTTGTCGGGAGGGTGCGCATCCCGCTTGGCGTTATCCTCATGATCTATGAGTCGAGACCCAACGTCACCATCGATGCCGCTGGCCTGTGTCTCAAGTCTGGAAACGCCGTTATCCTCAGGGGGGGATCAGACGCGCTCCACTCTAACCTCGCCCTGGCGCAGATCCTCCAGGATGCGCTTGCGGCGCATGGGGTCAGAGGTGATGCAGTCCAGGTGGTCCCCACTCCTGAGCGGTCTGCTGTCACAGAACTCCTCACTCGAGACGGAGAGATCGATCTCGTGATCCCCAGGGGCGGGGAGGGCCTCATCCGTTTCGTGGCCGAAAATTCCCGAATCCCAGTGCTCAAGCACTACAAGGGTGTCTGCCACGTTTATGTGGATGAGGGGGCGGACCTCGAGATGGCGCGGAGCATCTGCTTCAATGCCAAGGTCCAGCGTCCAGGTGTCTGTAACGCCATGGAGGGGATGCTGGTACACGAGGCCGTGGCCGAGCAATTTCTCCCCCTCATGAACGAGTCATTCTCTGCGGCCGGGGTCGAGCTCAGGGGCTGCGAGCGGACCTGCCGAATCCTCCCATCGGCCGTCCCAGCCAGCGAGGAGGACTGGGGCACGGAGTTTCTCCAGCTCATCCTTGTGGTCCGGGTCGTGCGGGACATGGACGAGGCCATGGACTACATCGCCAGATACGGCTCTAACCACACCGAGGCCATAGTCACCCGGGATTATGAGAGGGCCAGGCGTTTCATAAACGAGGTGGACGCCTCCCTCGTGCTCGTAAACGCCTCCACCCGGTTCAACGACGGTGGAGAACTCGGACTGGGGGCCGAGATAGGGATCAGCACGTCCAAACTCCACGCCTATGGACCCATGGGTCTTGAGGAGCTCACCACGACCAAGTTCATTGCGTACGGCAACGGACAGGTAAGGGTCTGA